A genomic window from Leptolyngbya sp. BL0902 includes:
- a CDS encoding aspartate kinase, which produces MALIVQKYGGTSVGTVERIQAVAQRVKATVEAGNSVVVVVSAMGKTTDGLVKLATEITDQPSRREMDMLLSTGEQVSISLLSMALHSIGQDAISLTGAQVGIITEAEHTRARILTINPERMQRHLAEGKVIVVAGFQGISQTTDLEITTLGRGGSDTSAVALAAALQADKCEIYTDVPGILTTDPRLVPEAQLMEEITSDEMLELASLGAKVLHPRAVEIARNYGVTLVVRSSWTDEPGTRVISPQPQPRPLEGLELAHPVDGVEFDTDQAKVALLRIPDRPGIAARLFGELAGQDLNVDLIIQSIHEGNTNDIAFTMVRSNLNRAEAVAEAIAPALRSNPTDTTQAEVMVDTNMAKISIAGAGMIGRPGVAAKMFSTLAEAGINIQLISTSEVKVSCTIDTADCDRALAALCEAFEVTSSSMPQSEGPALASTKSTPVVRGAALDIKQAQVAIRHVPDQPGMAAKIFQLLANNGVSVDMIIQSQRCRLVNGQPTRDIAFTVAQADARMAKELMEQAATDLGFGEVVVNEAIAKVSVVGIGMIYAPGVAARMFKALSEQGINLQMIATSEIKISCVVDEAEGVKALQAVHHAFGLAGTQAIVVPA; this is translated from the coding sequence ATGGCGCTGATCGTACAGAAATATGGGGGCACCTCCGTGGGCACCGTGGAGCGCATCCAGGCGGTGGCGCAGCGGGTAAAGGCGACGGTGGAGGCCGGGAATAGCGTGGTCGTCGTCGTTTCGGCCATGGGCAAAACCACCGACGGTTTGGTGAAACTGGCCACCGAAATTACCGATCAGCCCAGCCGCCGCGAGATGGATATGCTGCTTTCCACCGGAGAACAGGTGTCCATTTCGCTGCTCTCCATGGCGCTACACAGCATTGGCCAAGACGCCATTTCCCTCACCGGGGCGCAGGTGGGCATCATCACCGAGGCCGAACATACCCGTGCCCGCATCCTCACCATCAACCCAGAGCGGATGCAGCGCCATCTAGCTGAGGGAAAAGTGATTGTGGTGGCGGGCTTCCAGGGCATTAGCCAAACCACGGATTTAGAAATTACCACCCTGGGTCGGGGCGGCTCCGACACCTCAGCGGTGGCTCTAGCAGCGGCTCTCCAGGCCGATAAGTGCGAAATCTACACCGACGTACCGGGGATTCTCACCACCGACCCGCGCCTAGTGCCCGAAGCACAACTGATGGAAGAAATTACCAGCGACGAAATGCTGGAACTGGCCAGCCTGGGGGCCAAGGTGCTGCATCCCCGCGCGGTAGAAATTGCCCGCAACTACGGCGTGACCCTAGTAGTGCGCTCGAGCTGGACGGACGAACCCGGCACCCGCGTGATTTCGCCCCAGCCCCAGCCCCGCCCCCTGGAAGGCTTGGAACTGGCCCACCCCGTCGATGGCGTGGAGTTTGACACCGACCAAGCCAAGGTCGCCCTGCTGCGCATTCCCGACCGTCCTGGCATTGCCGCTCGGTTGTTTGGCGAACTGGCTGGCCAGGATCTCAACGTAGACCTAATCATCCAGTCCATCCATGAGGGCAACACCAACGACATCGCCTTCACGATGGTGCGCTCCAACCTCAACCGGGCCGAAGCCGTGGCCGAAGCTATCGCCCCCGCCCTCCGCAGCAACCCCACCGACACCACCCAAGCCGAGGTGATGGTAGACACCAACATGGCCAAAATCAGCATCGCCGGAGCTGGAATGATTGGCCGTCCGGGGGTAGCCGCCAAAATGTTCTCCACCCTGGCCGAGGCGGGCATCAACATTCAGCTCATCTCCACCTCAGAGGTGAAGGTAAGCTGCACCATCGACACAGCAGACTGCGACCGCGCCCTCGCGGCCCTGTGCGAAGCCTTTGAGGTTACATCTTCTTCCATGCCCCAGTCCGAGGGGCCAGCCCTCGCTTCTACCAAAAGCACCCCGGTGGTGCGCGGTGCCGCCCTCGACATCAAACAGGCCCAGGTGGCCATCCGCCATGTGCCCGACCAACCCGGCATGGCGGCGAAAATCTTCCAACTCCTGGCTAATAACGGGGTTAGCGTGGATATGATCATCCAGTCCCAGCGCTGCCGTTTGGTGAACGGCCAGCCCACCCGCGACATCGCCTTCACCGTGGCCCAGGCCGATGCCCGCATGGCCAAGGAACTGATGGAACAGGCCGCCACCGACCTCGGCTTTGGGGAAGTCGTCGTCAACGAAGCCATTGCCAAGGTGAGCGTGGTCGGCATTGGCATGATCTACGCCCCCGGCGTGGCCGCTCGGATGTTCAAGGCGCTTTCTGAACAGGGGATCAACCTGCAAATGATCGCCACTTCGGAAATCAAAATTAGCTGCGTGGTGGATGAAGCGGAAGGGGTCAAAGCCCTTCAAGCCGTTCACCATGCCTTTGGCCTCGCAGGCACTCAAGCTATCGTTGTCCCCGCTTAG